A genomic region of Leptospira bourretii contains the following coding sequences:
- a CDS encoding PAS domain-containing sensor histidine kinase — MIQICITSRLSSLPVVVAYKKGYFEEFGVKVTLHVNTHHKAIMPLLDAGRVEAGEVPTIAYLQDSFLKKSKLKRIYKGIYLYHSPLSFYSRFQFKPEDLTRNKAYILPVPHQYSVERLYAEKFLEEYAPKNPVKVRYIDTPGFLEEKEFLKPTCLGLVSDPFSSPFLRNFQDFANSLELPILETKSFFPSTLLAFSGDAVLKTGREISGVLLAVKKAIDLLQNTNQLSNGNLWDDLQLSHFYPHLRVGETKNLLNSNPLIQKGIFSYKGDADTLFPLLKDVYFRLIRRVIQPDAVRSAFDFDEILSALEPKKVFDVRKLNSFQEPTETKLHAPSQINYRKLNAVRHLIVDVNSVVLDILQGNYNSRLNSDETLQLDNRVKVLVNSMLDSFNAKLELQREEITELENLISILEIKLDRSAVDLQYSEEKYRYLFEFSREAIALVDADTGSILEANNQFRSLTGYTRGDITKLSIEDIILGNQVSNQLRFGSDLSSDTMLSLPDAEIMLKDGSKLEVDISFTSILLSPKKRYQVQFRPNSEKKEQERLQHEFISNVSHELRSPMTNIRGYLEFFKSDPSLPFNTEHKNMLEVIDKNAKRLSFLIENLLKLTTSREKDKEDEVIEIFDPVPVIEDVIHMNSHLAKGKPIEWDLSLKKGFFLRGIKFEFSQIITNLYVNALKYTSKGKIGISIRETNGKIEITVEDTGIGIDPNYKNQIFDRFFRIPSSDNKKIGGTGLGLSIVKSLVDKMSGEIFVESTMGEGSKFTIYFPKVNVSV; from the coding sequence GTGATCCAGATTTGTATAACAAGTCGCCTTAGTTCTCTACCCGTTGTCGTTGCTTACAAAAAGGGATACTTTGAAGAATTCGGTGTCAAAGTCACTCTTCACGTCAACACCCATCACAAGGCCATTATGCCATTACTGGACGCCGGTCGAGTGGAGGCAGGTGAGGTCCCAACCATCGCCTACCTTCAGGATAGTTTTCTCAAAAAATCAAAACTCAAACGAATTTACAAGGGGATCTATCTTTATCATTCTCCTTTATCATTTTATTCACGATTCCAATTCAAACCAGAAGATCTCACTAGAAATAAAGCCTATATACTCCCTGTCCCTCACCAATACTCAGTCGAGAGATTGTATGCAGAAAAATTTTTAGAAGAATATGCCCCAAAAAATCCAGTCAAGGTTCGTTACATAGACACTCCGGGATTTTTAGAAGAAAAAGAATTTTTAAAACCTACATGTTTGGGACTAGTTTCAGATCCATTTTCTAGCCCATTCCTTCGAAACTTCCAAGACTTTGCCAATAGCTTAGAACTACCAATCCTCGAAACAAAATCCTTTTTTCCTTCCACCTTACTTGCGTTTAGTGGAGATGCAGTGTTAAAAACGGGAAGAGAAATTTCGGGTGTTCTTCTTGCTGTTAAAAAAGCAATTGATCTTTTGCAAAATACAAACCAACTCAGTAATGGAAATTTATGGGATGACCTACAGCTTTCTCATTTTTACCCACACCTTAGAGTAGGGGAGACAAAAAATCTTCTAAACTCCAACCCTCTCATCCAAAAAGGTATTTTTTCTTACAAAGGAGATGCGGACACACTGTTCCCTCTCCTAAAAGATGTATATTTTCGACTCATCCGAAGGGTCATCCAACCCGATGCTGTTCGATCTGCATTCGACTTTGATGAAATCCTATCGGCATTAGAACCAAAAAAAGTATTTGATGTTCGTAAACTCAACAGTTTCCAAGAACCGACAGAAACAAAACTTCATGCACCTTCACAAATCAACTACAGAAAACTCAATGCCGTACGTCACCTCATTGTGGATGTTAACTCAGTTGTTTTAGATATCCTACAAGGAAATTACAATTCAAGACTTAACTCCGACGAAACCTTGCAACTAGACAACCGGGTGAAAGTTCTCGTCAACTCGATGTTAGATTCCTTCAACGCCAAGTTGGAATTACAAAGAGAAGAAATTACTGAACTCGAAAATTTAATCTCAATCCTAGAAATCAAACTAGATAGATCAGCTGTCGATTTACAATATTCAGAAGAAAAATACAGATACTTATTCGAATTTTCAAGAGAGGCAATTGCACTAGTTGATGCCGATACAGGTAGCATTCTCGAAGCAAACAACCAATTCCGATCTCTCACGGGATATACTCGCGGTGACATCACAAAGCTGAGCATTGAAGATATCATTCTAGGAAACCAGGTTTCAAACCAACTTCGCTTTGGCTCAGACCTTTCTTCCGATACAATGTTATCCTTACCTGATGCAGAGATTATGCTAAAAGATGGATCCAAATTAGAAGTGGATATCAGCTTCACCTCCATCCTTCTTTCTCCAAAAAAACGCTACCAAGTTCAGTTCCGACCAAATTCAGAAAAAAAAGAACAAGAACGATTACAACACGAATTTATCTCCAATGTAAGCCACGAACTCAGAAGCCCAATGACAAATATCCGAGGGTATTTGGAGTTTTTTAAATCCGATCCTTCATTACCATTTAACACCGAACATAAAAATATGTTAGAAGTGATTGATAAAAATGCAAAAAGACTTAGTTTTTTAATCGAAAACCTACTGAAACTCACCACTTCAAGAGAAAAAGACAAGGAAGATGAAGTCATCGAAATTTTTGATCCAGTACCAGTGATCGAAGATGTCATTCATATGAATTCTCATCTTGCAAAAGGGAAACCTATCGAATGGGACTTATCACTCAAAAAAGGTTTTTTTCTACGAGGGATCAAATTTGAATTCTCTCAAATCATTACAAATCTATACGTAAACGCCTTAAAATATACTTCCAAAGGGAAAATTGGAATCTCAATTCGCGAAACCAATGGCAAAATTGAAATCACAGTGGAAGATACAGGC
- the htpG gene encoding molecular chaperone HtpG codes for MSAEESGKISVETENIFPIIKKWLYSEKDIFLRELVSNASDAITKLKKISLSEEFEGGNDYKIDLNFDVDTRILSIEDNGVGMTTEEVKKYINQIAFSGATDFAKQYQNAENKAEIIGHFGLGFYSSFMVSKKVTIETKSYKKGQTAVLWSSESGTDFTISPIERETRGTKISLYLDSESGEYLDKWKLKELIKKYCDFLPVGIYVQGEKANREKPLWSEEPAKISQEEYKDFYSYLFPFSGESLFHIHLNVDYPFRLQGILYFPKLTHELEASKNGIKLFCNHVFVSDNASELIPQFLTILKGTIDIPDLPLNVSRSYLQNDPLVKKISNHIIKKVADRLIEDFKKDRTKYESNWNDISLFVKYGVLTDEKFYDAMKDHLIFKNSEGGYSTTSEYWEKNKEKNHNKIFYANETEMGSVYMELLKSQGLEALLVDSKIDSHLIQHLEMKNPDWKFQRVDSEIADQVVDKDAPKDLVNEENKTESDRIQNLFQSSLPNEGVEIKVEALKSLEVPGVILLPEFMRRMSEMNSMLNREDMKNILKSHTLMVNSKSPLVKSALQAFEGVSHEKGKKLARVIYDLALLSAKVMDEKEVSEYTKRTTEFLQEIFSS; via the coding sequence ATGTCAGCTGAAGAATCAGGAAAAATTAGTGTAGAAACAGAGAATATCTTTCCTATCATAAAAAAATGGTTATATTCTGAGAAAGATATTTTCTTAAGAGAATTAGTTTCCAATGCAAGCGATGCAATCACCAAACTAAAAAAAATCTCTTTATCGGAAGAGTTTGAAGGCGGGAACGATTACAAAATCGATTTAAATTTTGATGTGGATACCCGAATCCTCAGCATTGAAGACAATGGGGTTGGTATGACGACAGAAGAAGTCAAAAAATACATCAACCAAATTGCCTTTTCCGGTGCCACAGACTTTGCAAAACAATACCAAAATGCAGAAAACAAAGCCGAAATCATTGGCCACTTTGGACTTGGATTCTATTCCTCTTTTATGGTTTCCAAAAAAGTTACAATAGAAACAAAATCATACAAAAAGGGACAAACAGCTGTTCTATGGTCAAGTGAGTCCGGTACCGATTTTACTATTTCACCCATTGAAAGGGAAACAAGGGGTACTAAAATTTCTCTTTATTTGGATAGTGAGTCTGGCGAGTATCTAGACAAATGGAAACTGAAAGAACTAATCAAAAAATACTGTGATTTTTTACCCGTAGGGATCTATGTCCAAGGCGAAAAGGCAAATCGAGAAAAACCTCTTTGGTCTGAAGAACCAGCTAAAATCTCTCAAGAAGAATATAAAGATTTTTATTCTTATTTGTTTCCTTTCTCAGGAGAATCTCTTTTCCATATTCATCTAAACGTTGATTATCCATTTCGTTTACAAGGCATTTTGTATTTTCCAAAGTTAACTCACGAGTTAGAAGCATCAAAAAATGGAATCAAACTTTTTTGTAATCATGTATTTGTAAGTGATAATGCAAGTGAGTTAATCCCACAATTTCTCACAATTCTCAAAGGAACCATAGACATTCCAGATCTTCCGCTAAATGTTTCCAGATCTTACTTACAAAACGATCCATTAGTAAAAAAAATATCAAACCATATCATTAAAAAAGTAGCTGATCGTTTGATCGAAGACTTCAAAAAAGATAGAACAAAATACGAATCAAACTGGAACGATATCTCTTTATTTGTAAAGTATGGAGTCCTGACCGATGAAAAATTTTATGACGCGATGAAGGACCATCTGATTTTTAAGAATTCAGAAGGTGGATACTCAACTACTTCCGAATATTGGGAAAAAAATAAGGAAAAAAACCACAACAAAATTTTTTACGCCAATGAAACAGAAATGGGGTCCGTTTATATGGAACTTCTAAAATCACAAGGTTTAGAAGCATTACTTGTTGATTCCAAAATTGATTCTCACCTCATCCAACACTTAGAAATGAAAAATCCAGATTGGAAGTTCCAAAGAGTCGATTCTGAAATTGCTGATCAAGTTGTGGATAAAGATGCTCCGAAAGATCTAGTAAACGAAGAAAACAAAACGGAATCCGATCGAATTCAAAATTTATTTCAATCTTCCTTACCAAATGAAGGTGTGGAAATAAAGGTAGAAGCCTTAAAATCACTAGAAGTTCCTGGTGTAATTCTTTTACCAGAGTTTATGAGAAGAATGTCCGAAATGAACTCCATGTTAAACAGGGAAGATATGAAAAACATTCTCAAGTCTCACACTCTCATGGTTAACTCAAAGTCCCCACTTGTAAAGTCCGCCTTACAAGCGTTCGAAGGAGTGAGCCATGAAAAAGGTAAAAAATTAGCTAGAGTCATTTATGACCTTGCTTTGCTCTCAGCGAAGGTTATGGATGAAAAGGAAGTATCCGAATATACCAAAAGGACAACGGAATTCCTCCAAGAGATTTTTTCTTCCTAA